TGTGGCCCCCGCGGATCGGGGTGGACACCCGCAGCCGCAGGCCCGGGCTGCGCCCCTTCACCCGGCTGAGCACCGCCGGGGTCACCGTGTCCACTCCCGGGAGTCGGGCCAGCCGCTGCAACAGCGGAATCAGACCCTCGAGGTAGGTGCTGTGGGTGATCACCACCCGTCCCATCAGTCCCGCTCCAGGGGGGCCATGGTCAGTCCTTCGGCGCCCAGCTGCTGGTGGTACAGCTCGGCCTGCTCCTGGGGACCGCACCACACCACGGCGGAGCCTTCCGCGTCGATGCGGTGGGCCAGTTCCCAGGCCCGGTCAGGTTGCATGCCGGGAATGAACCGCACCAGGCACTCCACCACGTGCTGGAAGGTGTTGATGGCGTCGTCCAGCACCACCACCCGGTAGTTGGGGTACGGCTGACGCAGCTGCTGCCGTTCGCGGACGGCGACGGGAGACGAACGCACCATGGGCGGCCTGTTCGATGTGGCAGGAGCCTAGGTACAGTGCCCCCACGCCACGCGGATCCGGCATGTTGATCACCCTGGGATGGGCCTCACTGGCTGCCCTGTTCAGCTTCTCCATCGCCATGGTGGTGTGGGGTCGCCACGGTGACGGCAGCATCAAATTCTGATCCTTTCCCTCCTTTCCGTCTCCCATCCCTTGGCTGATCTGCCCTTCAGCAGCACCCAGCTTCTGGCTGGCCTCGCTTCGGCGCTGCTGCTGTTCGTCAGCGGCGGAGTGATCTACCTGTCGGTGGTGGAGTGGCGCGACCGCCGCCGCCGGCGGGACACCGACAAGGGGAACCCGGCCAGACCCACCGTCAAGCCCGGCGCCAAGGTCACCGCGAAGGCCAGGACCAAGCCGGCAGCCGCTCGGCCGTCGTCCGGCATCGCCCAGGGCCGCCGCTTTCCCTCCCAGGGACAGTCGCCACGGTCGTGACACCGTCCCTTGCCCCTTGGTCGTGGACCAAGGCAGATGCGCTGCTGGTGCCACCGGCTGAGGTGGAGCAGGCCGCTCCCCCGCTATCCGGGTCCGCCGGCCGTGTGCTCGATGCACTGGCGCAGGCCCACCAGGACCTGGAAGGCCGCCTCCTGGATCGCGACCAGCTGAACTCCAGCCCCCTGCCTGGCCTCGCCCTGGCGCTGCTCGAGCGCCCCTGGGATGGCGCGGATCGGATGCTGCTGCAGCAACGGGCCGATGCCCTGCGCCGCCGGCTGGCGGGCGACACGGTCACCTACGTGGTGAACCGCAACCTCAATGCCTCGAACCACTGCGTCAAGCACTGTTCCTTCTGTGCCTTTCGCCGTGACCCCGGAGAGCCCGGTGCCTACTGGCTCGGTGGCGAGGAGCTGGCCCAGCGTGCCGCCCAGGCGAGGAGCCTGGGGGCCACCGAGCTGTGCCTGCAGGGCGGCCTCAACCCCGCCGCGCGCCTCGATGGCAGCCAGCTGGCCCACGCCGAGCAGCTGCTGCGCCAGCTGCAGCGGGCGGCGCCGGGACTCCACCTGCACGCCTTCTCGCCCCAGGAGCTCCTGTTCTTCGCCGAGCAGGACGGGCTTCCCCTGGACACCGTGCTGCAGCGGCTCAGGCGGGCCGGCCTGGGCTCAGTCCCCGGCACCGCCGCCGAGGTGCTCAGCGAGCGCGTGCGCCGGGTGCTGTGCCCGGAAAAGCTCACTGCCCGCCAGTGGGTGGCGGTGATGCTGCAGGTGCAGGCCCAGGGCCTGGCGGCCACATCCACATTGATGGCCGGCCACCTCGAAGCCCCGGCCGACCTCGCCGCCCACCTGCTCACCCTGGTGACCCTCCAGTCCCAGGCCCGCGCCCAGGGCCTCCAGGGGTTCACCGAGTTCGTGCTGCTGCCGTTCGTGGGGTCGGCGGCACCGGCGCCGCTGCGCAGCCGGGTGGGCCGCGACCAACCCGACCTGGAGGCGATGCTGCTGCTCACGGCCCAGGCCCG
This sequence is a window from Cyanobium sp. PCC 7001. Protein-coding genes within it:
- a CDS encoding DUF2103 domain-containing protein, translating into MGRVVITHSTYLEGLIPLLQRLARLPGVDTVTPAVLSRVKGRSPGLRLRVSTPIRGGHKLLARRGTSAQEVFVITTANREELQELVDQLLED
- the clpS gene encoding ATP-dependent Clp protease adapter ClpS; this translates as MVRSSPVAVRERQQLRQPYPNYRVVVLDDAINTFQHVVECLVRFIPGMQPDRAWELAHRIDAEGSAVVWCGPQEQAELYHQQLGAEGLTMAPLERD
- the petN gene encoding cytochrome b6-f complex subunit PetN; translated protein: MLITLGWASLAALFSFSIAMVVWGRHGDGSIKF
- a CDS encoding CofH family radical SAM protein — its product is MEGRLLDRDQLNSSPLPGLALALLERPWDGADRMLLQQRADALRRRLAGDTVTYVVNRNLNASNHCVKHCSFCAFRRDPGEPGAYWLGGEELAQRAAQARSLGATELCLQGGLNPAARLDGSQLAHAEQLLRQLQRAAPGLHLHAFSPQELLFFAEQDGLPLDTVLQRLRRAGLGSVPGTAAEVLSERVRRVLCPEKLTARQWVAVMLQVQAQGLAATSTLMAGHLEAPADLAAHLLTLVTLQSQARAQGLQGFTEFVLLPFVGSAAPAPLRSRVGRDQPDLEAMLLLTAQARLILGPWIPNHQPSWVKLTLAGAREALRWGCNDLGGTLMEEHITTMAGARGGTAQSPAALREAARQLGRPARQRTTLYTPVP